A stretch of the Filimonas lacunae genome encodes the following:
- a CDS encoding response regulator: MNALHEDPTHVMLADDDDDDYFVFSLAIHELSFAVLLTRAENGDMLMKLLEEKHPDILFLDMLMPCKSGHQCLKEIRANSKYDSLPIIVYSSLQDLNNIEFCYREGSNLYAIKPSSLPELKNVLERIFSIDWKKMLYFPPMSQFVINPA; this comes from the coding sequence ATGAATGCTTTACATGAAGATCCTACCCACGTGATGCTGGCCGACGATGATGACGATGATTATTTTGTATTTTCATTGGCCATTCATGAGCTTTCTTTTGCGGTATTGCTAACAAGGGCAGAAAATGGCGACATGTTGATGAAATTGCTGGAAGAAAAACATCCGGACATACTTTTCCTGGACATGTTGATGCCATGCAAGTCGGGCCATCAATGTTTAAAGGAAATAAGGGCCAACAGTAAATACGACTCCCTTCCCATTATTGTATATTCCTCCCTTCAGGATTTAAACAATATTGAATTTTGCTACCGGGAAGGCTCTAATCTTTACGCTATTAAACCTTCTTCCCTCCCTGAGCTGAAGAATGTTTTAGAAAGGATTTTTTCCATTGACTGGAAAAAGATGCTGTATTTTCCACCTATGTCACAATTTGTAATTAATCCTGCTTAG
- the rpsF gene encoding 30S ribosomal protein S6: protein MNNYELMVIFTPVLSEDEFKATQKKYADFIKENGGNVAHSNPWGLKSLAYPIQKKTTGIYWVLEYSAPSDFNEKFKIQMLRDEQIMRFMVTALDKYAVEYNTRKRSGVSTGTEKVEG from the coding sequence ATGAACAATTACGAATTGATGGTGATTTTTACCCCTGTGCTTTCTGAGGACGAGTTCAAAGCTACTCAGAAAAAGTACGCTGATTTCATCAAAGAAAACGGCGGAAACGTAGCGCACAGTAACCCTTGGGGGTTAAAATCACTGGCGTATCCTATCCAGAAGAAGACCACTGGTATTTACTGGGTACTGGAGTATTCTGCGCCATCCGACTTCAATGAGAAGTTTAAAATCCAGATGTTACGCGATGAGCAAATCATGCGTTTCATGGTAACTGCACTCGATAAATACGCCGTCGAGTACAACACAAGGAAAAGAAGTGGTGTATCTACCGGAACCGAAAAAGTGGAGGGTTAA
- the rpsR gene encoding 30S ribosomal protein S18 codes for MAKANEIKYLTAIKQEKPKKKFCRFKKYGIKYIDYKDVEFLKKFVNEQGKILPRRLTGNSLKYQRKVGEAIKKARQMALLPYVTDLLK; via the coding sequence ATGGCAAAAGCAAATGAAATTAAGTACCTGACCGCTATTAAGCAAGAGAAGCCTAAGAAGAAATTCTGTCGTTTCAAGAAATACGGTATTAAGTACATCGACTACAAAGACGTTGAGTTTTTAAAGAAGTTTGTAAACGAGCAAGGTAAAATTTTACCACGCCGTTTAACTGGTAACTCTTTGAAGTATCAGCGTAAAGTGGGTGAAGCTATTAAAAAAGCACGCCAAATGGCTCTGTTACCATACGTAACCGATCTGTTGAAATAG
- the rplI gene encoding 50S ribosomal protein L9, whose translation MQVILIQDVDNLGGSSELVTVKNGYARNYLIPQKFAIEATPSNLKQLEEKLKVKAKKEAAMLAEINKVIGKLKESAVKVGAKTGTSGKIFGSVTSLQIARAIRDQKGYEIDRKRISIVDEVKELGTYKASIDFGNGNVTEMEFEVIGE comes from the coding sequence ATGCAAGTAATTTTAATTCAAGACGTAGACAACCTGGGCGGTAGCAGCGAACTGGTAACTGTGAAAAACGGTTATGCACGTAACTACCTGATTCCTCAGAAATTCGCTATCGAAGCAACTCCTTCTAACCTGAAACAATTGGAAGAGAAGTTGAAAGTGAAAGCGAAGAAAGAAGCAGCTATGCTGGCTGAGATTAACAAAGTAATTGGTAAACTGAAAGAATCTGCTGTTAAAGTAGGTGCTAAAACAGGTACCAGTGGTAAAATCTTCGGTAGCGTTACTTCTTTACAAATTGCACGCGCTATCCGTGACCAAAAAGGTTACGAAATCGACCGCAAGCGTATTTCTATCGTTGACGAAGTAAAAGAATTAGGCACTTACAAAGCTTCTATCGATTTTGGCAACGGTAACGTTACTGAAATGGAGTTTGAAGTAATAGGTGAATAA
- a CDS encoding carboxylate-amine ligase, which produces MGNLNYKHFTLGVEEEYMVMDPQTYELKSHEQKIVTEGHKLIKDKIKAEMHQAVVEVGTDICADIDEAWHDVANLRKTVSEVAGDLGYYLGASGTHPFSHWESQLITDHIRYSQIVNELQEAARSNLIFGLHVHVGMEDRKMAIHIANSARYFLPHVYALSVNSPFWEGRTTGYKSYRTKIFDKFPRTGIPDFFESMEAYESYVNLLIKTNCIDNAKKVWWDLRVHPFFNTVEFRICDVPMTVEETIAITALFQAICAKLYKLRSQNLNFNMYHRSLINENKWRASRYGIDGDLIDFGKEQEVNTRVLIAELLDFTDDVLDHLGSRHAIAYVNRILEQGTGADRQLAVYHQTQSLTAVTDYIHKQFLV; this is translated from the coding sequence ATGGGCAACCTCAATTATAAGCATTTTACCCTGGGCGTTGAAGAGGAATACATGGTTATGGACCCTCAAACGTATGAGCTCAAAAGCCATGAGCAGAAGATTGTTACGGAAGGACACAAACTGATTAAGGATAAGATTAAAGCAGAAATGCACCAGGCAGTAGTGGAAGTGGGCACGGATATCTGCGCCGACATAGACGAAGCCTGGCACGATGTAGCTAACCTGCGCAAAACCGTATCGGAAGTGGCCGGCGATTTAGGTTATTACCTGGGTGCCAGCGGCACCCACCCTTTCAGTCACTGGGAAAGCCAGCTAATTACCGATCATATACGTTATAGCCAGATTGTAAACGAGTTGCAGGAAGCTGCCCGTAGCAATCTCATTTTTGGCCTGCATGTGCATGTGGGCATGGAAGACCGTAAAATGGCCATTCACATTGCCAATTCGGCCCGTTATTTCCTGCCGCACGTATATGCGCTTAGCGTAAATTCTCCCTTCTGGGAAGGACGCACTACAGGCTATAAATCGTACCGCACCAAAATATTCGACAAATTTCCCCGCACCGGCATACCTGATTTTTTTGAAAGCATGGAAGCATACGAAAGCTATGTAAACCTGCTGATTAAAACCAACTGTATTGACAATGCCAAGAAGGTATGGTGGGACCTGCGTGTTCACCCGTTTTTTAATACAGTAGAGTTTAGAATTTGCGATGTGCCGATGACGGTGGAAGAAACCATTGCTATTACAGCTTTATTCCAGGCTATTTGCGCCAAATTATACAAACTACGAAGCCAGAATCTTAACTTTAATATGTATCACCGTTCGCTGATCAACGAGAACAAATGGCGGGCAAGCCGTTATGGCATTGACGGCGATTTGATTGATTTTGGTAAGGAGCAGGAGGTGAATACAAGGGTTTTGATAGCCGAACTACTGGATTTTACCGACGACGTGCTGGACCACCTGGGTAGCCGGCATGCTATTGCTTATGTAAACCGGATTTTAGAACAGGGAACAGGCGCCGACCGGCAACTGGCAGTATACCATCAAACCCAAAGTCTTACCGCTGTAACTGACTACATTCATAAACAGTTTTTAGTGTAA
- a CDS encoding RNA polymerase sigma factor, which yields MTEHELIRGCIKKDATCQRKLFELYAGKMMSVCMRYASDASEAEDILQEGFIRIFSYIHQFKFEGSFEGWLRRIVVNSALKQLQKKRIVFKEISDHHDSSPRLDPYVYANLGEEELMKLINALPEGYRVVFNLSVIEGYSHEEIAQLLNVQPSTSRSQLVKARKMLQNQIIELQKIAV from the coding sequence GTGACAGAACATGAACTGATTAGAGGATGCATAAAAAAAGATGCTACATGCCAGCGTAAACTCTTTGAGTTATATGCTGGTAAAATGATGTCTGTATGCATGCGCTACGCCTCGGATGCGAGTGAAGCGGAGGATATTCTGCAGGAAGGCTTTATCCGTATTTTCTCGTATATCCATCAGTTTAAATTTGAAGGCTCTTTTGAAGGCTGGCTACGCCGCATTGTGGTAAACAGTGCGCTGAAACAGCTACAGAAAAAGAGGATCGTATTTAAAGAAATTTCTGATCATCACGACAGTTCGCCGCGCCTTGACCCGTACGTTTATGCAAATCTTGGAGAAGAGGAACTGATGAAGTTGATTAACGCGCTACCGGAAGGATACCGCGTGGTGTTTAACCTGAGTGTAATTGAAGGGTATAGCCACGAAGAAATTGCTCAACTTTTGAACGTACAACCCAGCACCAGCCGCAGCCAATTAGTAAAAGCGCGGAAGATGCTGCAAAATCAAATAATAGAACTGCAGAAAATTGCTGTATAA
- a CDS encoding zinc-dependent metalloprotease yields the protein MKTKLKLMSWALFCALAAQAQNKPGGSMEAPAKSTEKPLPGITAFTQNYKKYEGYYNFYYDEKSGKVYLEISEYGKEFLYFNALPGGVGNGGPERGQAAAVITKFVKAGPKVLLYQCNYNYRGATADEQNTVDKAFAGSVLWGFLPVALEGDKVLVDITPFLIRDSQKIGDKLASGGRGGGGNTRSATPASGGAGYKVDETRSAVYLPNTRNFPLNTEFESLITFTGGSTTGAFNYGGGAPGIAPDVNAVTVYMHQSFVALPDSNYHPRKFDPRSGFNLFSYMDFSAPIDEPMVKRFSRRHRLQKKDPAAAVSEAVEPIVYYIDRGAPEPVKKALIDGGSWWNQAFEAAGYKNAFQVKELPADADAMDIRYNVVNWVDRTGSPARAFSYGSSYIDPRTGEIIKGVVTLGSDRHRQDYLIAEGLLQPYEEGKPVSSKMKELAFARLRQLSAHEIGHTLGLFHNFSSSSKERASVMDYPFPRFTLQTNGAIDVSDAYAKGIGTWDKRAIIWGYQDFPAGTNENAALDAIMKETLKQGHIFIPDVGGGAHPSSHQWDDGVDPIDELNRIMVVRRHVLDNFSEKAIVKDAPMATLEEVLVPVYLLHRYQVEAVAKSVGGLYFTHAVKNDGQVITRMVEPATQWKAFDALVNTVTPEALALPEKLISKIPPRPSGYPASIESFHGNTGPAFDPIAAAESAAATTLSYLLNEERAARLIEYHARNNNLPGFLDIVDKLLNKTWKTTPASGYHGQLQMLVNNLTLKYLLQLAANTKTAENVRSEALLEIEELKEWMTAKLPGAERTYKANLLFGLSQIEAFKQEPDKFQPVPAAEMPPGAPIGMPAMFEEDSW from the coding sequence ATGAAAACAAAACTAAAGCTAATGAGCTGGGCTTTGTTTTGCGCATTGGCAGCACAAGCGCAAAACAAGCCGGGAGGTAGTATGGAAGCTCCCGCAAAATCAACAGAAAAGCCTTTGCCGGGTATTACCGCCTTTACACAGAATTACAAAAAGTATGAAGGGTATTACAACTTCTATTACGATGAAAAGAGTGGTAAAGTGTACCTCGAAATCAGTGAATACGGAAAAGAATTCCTGTACTTTAATGCATTGCCTGGTGGTGTAGGTAACGGCGGGCCGGAAAGGGGGCAGGCCGCCGCAGTAATCACCAAATTTGTAAAAGCAGGTCCCAAAGTGTTATTATATCAATGTAATTACAACTACCGGGGAGCTACTGCCGATGAGCAGAATACAGTAGATAAAGCTTTTGCGGGTTCGGTATTGTGGGGCTTTTTACCGGTAGCACTAGAAGGGGATAAGGTGTTGGTAGACATTACACCTTTTCTTATCCGGGATAGCCAGAAAATAGGTGATAAGCTGGCTTCCGGTGGCAGAGGTGGCGGTGGCAACACCCGTTCTGCAACTCCGGCAAGCGGTGGTGCAGGTTACAAAGTGGATGAAACCCGTTCGGCAGTGTATTTGCCTAACACCCGAAATTTCCCGCTCAATACAGAGTTTGAATCGCTAATCACTTTTACAGGTGGCAGCACTACAGGGGCATTTAACTATGGTGGTGGCGCACCGGGTATAGCGCCTGATGTAAATGCTGTTACAGTATATATGCATCAGAGCTTTGTGGCATTGCCCGATAGCAATTACCATCCACGAAAGTTTGATCCCCGTTCCGGGTTTAACCTGTTCAGCTATATGGACTTTTCCGCTCCTATTGATGAGCCTATGGTAAAACGCTTCAGCCGGCGTCACAGGTTACAGAAAAAAGATCCTGCAGCGGCGGTAAGTGAAGCCGTTGAACCCATTGTGTATTACATAGACCGGGGCGCTCCTGAGCCAGTTAAAAAGGCATTGATAGATGGCGGTTCGTGGTGGAACCAGGCTTTTGAAGCGGCAGGCTATAAAAATGCTTTCCAGGTAAAAGAACTGCCGGCCGATGCAGATGCTATGGATATCCGGTATAATGTTGTTAACTGGGTAGATCGTACTGGCAGTCCTGCCCGAGCTTTCTCTTATGGCTCTTCTTACATTGATCCCCGCACAGGTGAAATTATCAAAGGTGTAGTTACTCTGGGTTCAGACAGGCACAGGCAGGATTACCTGATAGCAGAAGGCCTGCTGCAACCTTATGAAGAGGGCAAACCGGTTTCTTCCAAAATGAAAGAACTGGCTTTTGCACGACTGCGCCAGTTATCTGCACACGAAATAGGACATACCCTTGGTTTGTTTCATAACTTTTCATCCAGCTCTAAAGAGCGTGCTTCAGTAATGGACTATCCTTTCCCCCGGTTTACCTTACAAACCAATGGTGCTATTGATGTATCTGATGCTTATGCCAAAGGTATAGGCACATGGGATAAACGCGCCATTATATGGGGCTACCAGGATTTTCCTGCTGGTACCAATGAAAATGCAGCCTTGGATGCTATTATGAAAGAAACGCTGAAACAAGGGCATATATTCATTCCGGATGTGGGTGGTGGTGCGCACCCCTCTTCACACCAATGGGATGACGGGGTTGATCCGATAGATGAGTTAAACCGGATAATGGTAGTGCGCCGGCATGTGTTGGATAACTTTTCAGAAAAGGCCATTGTAAAAGATGCCCCTATGGCCACCCTGGAAGAAGTGCTGGTGCCTGTTTACCTGTTACACCGGTACCAGGTAGAAGCGGTAGCCAAATCGGTAGGGGGCTTGTATTTTACACATGCTGTTAAAAATGATGGCCAGGTAATTACCCGCATGGTAGAGCCTGCAACACAATGGAAAGCCTTTGACGCTTTGGTAAATACCGTAACGCCGGAAGCACTGGCCTTACCGGAAAAACTGATCAGTAAAATTCCTCCACGACCTTCAGGGTATCCTGCTTCCATTGAATCCTTCCACGGTAACACCGGTCCTGCTTTTGATCCTATTGCAGCAGCGGAGTCGGCAGCAGCTACTACCTTGTCTTATTTATTAAATGAAGAGCGTGCTGCACGGTTAATTGAATATCATGCCCGTAACAATAACTTACCCGGTTTTCTGGATATAGTAGATAAGCTGTTGAATAAAACATGGAAAACTACTCCTGCAAGTGGTTATCATGGTCAGTTACAGATGCTGGTGAATAACCTTACTTTAAAATATCTGTTACAACTGGCTGCTAATACTAAAACTGCCGAAAATGTACGCAGCGAGGCTTTATTAGAGATAGAGGAACTGAAAGAGTGGATGACGGCCAAACTACCTGGTGCAGAAAGAACATACAAAGCCAATTTGCTGTTTGGGCTTTCACAAATAGAAGCCTTTAAGCAGGAACCAGATAAATTTCAACCTGTTCCGGCAGCAGAAATGCCCCCTGGCGCTCCTATTGGAATGCCGGCGATGTTTGAAGAAGATAGCTGGTAA
- the lon gene encoding endopeptidase La, whose protein sequence is MNNNQFFLKGDDDTEFLPIIPINEVESDLDKNLEIPDLLALLPLRNTVLFPGVVLPITVGRDKSIKAVNDAYKGGKLVGVLAQKDGSIEEPGLSDLCDVGTVARVVKMIKMPDGGTTIIIQGKRRFKVTSFVEEEPYFRAKVDLLPEDVLPEDESFEAYTVTIKDLASQIIQLSPNMPAEAAIILRNIESPSFLINFVSSNLNSELKEKQILLEADDVKQRAERLTELLQRELQFAELKNKVTTKTRTEIDKQQREYFLQQQLKSIKDELGGDSNDREVNELKKKAESKKWPETAKQMFKTGIEKLERMHPSTPDYSVVYNHVDLMLDLPWEEYSQDNYDLSHAQDTLDADHYGMKKIKERILEYLAVLKLKGDMKSPILCFVGPPGIGKTSLGKSIAHAVGRKYVRVSLGGLHDESEIRGHRKTYIGAMPGRILQNIRKVKTSNPVMILDEIDKIGTDFKGDPSSALLEVLDPEQNNAFYDNYLELEYDLSKVLFIATANNLQNIQPALRDRLEIIDLSGYAVEEKVEIAKRHLVPKQKEAHGLKDVTLTIADKVLEKVIESHTRESGVRELDRQLASIMRYQAKEYAIKEKIKSTLTVADVEKILGSPRYSNEIYKTANMPGVAVGLAYTYVGGDILFIETLLSEGKGELKLTGNLGNVMKESAATALSYLQSNAKKLQLNSEVFSQKGIHIHVPEGAVPKDGPSAGVTMLTALASAFTGRKVKPYLAMTGEITLRGQVLPVGGIKEKVLAAKRAGLKEIVMCWQNEKDVNEIDSNFIKGIDFHYVKTMQQVLELALV, encoded by the coding sequence ATGAATAATAATCAATTCTTTCTAAAGGGAGACGATGATACCGAATTTCTGCCCATAATACCCATTAACGAAGTTGAAAGCGATCTGGATAAAAACCTGGAAATCCCCGATTTACTTGCTTTACTGCCTTTACGCAATACTGTATTATTTCCTGGCGTGGTGCTGCCTATTACGGTAGGTAGAGATAAAAGCATTAAAGCTGTAAACGACGCTTATAAAGGTGGTAAGCTGGTAGGTGTGCTGGCGCAGAAAGATGGAAGCATTGAAGAACCCGGTTTAAGCGATTTATGCGATGTGGGTACGGTTGCCCGCGTAGTAAAAATGATAAAAATGCCCGATGGTGGCACTACCATCATTATCCAGGGCAAGAGACGTTTTAAAGTAACCTCTTTTGTGGAAGAAGAGCCTTATTTCAGAGCTAAAGTAGACTTGCTGCCGGAAGATGTATTACCGGAAGATGAAAGCTTTGAAGCGTATACAGTAACCATTAAAGACCTCGCTTCCCAGATTATACAGTTGTCGCCTAATATGCCTGCCGAAGCGGCTATTATCCTGCGCAACATCGAAAGCCCTTCTTTCCTCATCAATTTCGTGAGCAGCAATTTAAACAGCGAGCTGAAAGAAAAGCAGATATTACTGGAAGCAGATGATGTAAAGCAAAGAGCAGAAAGATTAACTGAGCTGTTACAGCGCGAACTGCAGTTTGCTGAGCTAAAGAATAAAGTAACCACCAAAACACGCACTGAAATAGATAAGCAGCAACGTGAATACTTTTTACAACAACAGTTGAAAAGTATTAAGGACGAGCTGGGTGGTGATAGCAACGACCGTGAAGTAAACGAACTGAAGAAAAAGGCGGAGTCGAAAAAGTGGCCGGAAACTGCAAAGCAGATGTTTAAAACCGGTATTGAAAAACTGGAGCGTATGCACCCCAGCACACCGGATTATTCGGTAGTATATAATCACGTGGACTTAATGCTGGATTTGCCCTGGGAAGAATATTCGCAGGATAATTATGATTTAAGCCACGCTCAGGACACGCTGGATGCCGATCATTATGGCATGAAAAAGATTAAGGAGCGTATACTGGAATACCTGGCAGTGTTAAAGCTGAAAGGAGATATGAAAAGCCCTATCCTGTGTTTTGTAGGCCCTCCGGGCATTGGTAAAACCTCTTTAGGTAAAAGTATTGCCCATGCAGTAGGTCGCAAATATGTTCGGGTAAGCCTTGGTGGGTTACATGATGAAAGCGAGATACGTGGCCATCGTAAAACCTATATCGGGGCAATGCCAGGTCGTATATTACAAAATATCAGGAAGGTGAAAACTTCTAACCCGGTAATGATCCTGGATGAGATTGATAAGATAGGTACCGACTTTAAAGGCGATCCTTCCAGTGCCCTGCTGGAAGTGTTAGATCCTGAACAAAACAATGCATTTTACGATAACTACCTGGAGCTGGAATACGATTTAAGCAAGGTATTGTTTATTGCTACTGCCAATAACCTGCAAAACATACAGCCCGCTTTACGCGACAGACTGGAGATTATAGACCTGAGCGGTTATGCTGTAGAAGAGAAGGTGGAAATAGCTAAACGTCATTTGGTGCCTAAGCAAAAAGAAGCGCATGGCTTAAAGGATGTAACGCTTACTATTGCAGATAAGGTGCTGGAGAAGGTAATTGAAAGTCATACCCGTGAAAGTGGTGTGCGCGAGCTGGACAGACAGCTGGCCAGCATTATGCGTTATCAGGCTAAAGAGTATGCTATTAAAGAAAAGATCAAAAGCACACTTACTGTTGCTGATGTAGAAAAAATACTGGGTTCGCCACGTTACAGCAACGAGATATACAAAACCGCCAATATGCCTGGTGTGGCTGTTGGTTTAGCCTATACCTATGTAGGTGGGGATATCCTGTTTATCGAAACCTTGCTGAGCGAAGGCAAGGGCGAACTGAAGCTAACGGGTAACCTGGGTAATGTGATGAAAGAAAGTGCTGCTACTGCTTTAAGCTACCTGCAAAGCAATGCTAAGAAGTTACAGCTGAACAGCGAAGTGTTTTCACAAAAAGGAATTCACATCCACGTTCCGGAAGGAGCTGTGCCTAAAGATGGTCCTAGTGCCGGCGTTACCATGCTTACGGCTTTGGCTTCTGCCTTTACGGGACGTAAGGTAAAACCCTATCTGGCTATGACAGGTGAAATTACCCTACGCGGGCAGGTGTTACCAGTAGGAGGGATTAAAGAAAAAGTACTGGCAGCCAAAAGAGCCGGGCTAAAAGAGATTGTAATGTGCTGGCAGAATGAAAAAGACGTGAATGAGATTGACAGCAATTTTATAAAAGGAATTGATTTCCATTACGTTAAAACAATGCAGCAAGTGCTGGAACTGGCACTGGTATAA
- a CDS encoding porin family protein — MKTYKQRVLSFTFSVFAVTMLAIAGNAQGFHLGAKAGANLGKLDGVRFKDGYELGFHLGGFAEIDFNKTIGIQPELLFNQTNTKVTNQTSDIFKPGDNIHLNYLSIPILLRINAGKLLTLNAGPQYSILLNNHKTTLQNAGDAFKSGDFALAFGAQVNLSALRIYGRYNIGLSDVGDVASQDKWKNQQLQLGVGLRIL; from the coding sequence ATGAAAACGTACAAGCAACGCGTATTATCTTTCACTTTTTCTGTATTTGCAGTTACCATGCTTGCCATAGCAGGTAATGCACAAGGCTTTCATCTGGGCGCCAAAGCAGGTGCTAACCTGGGAAAATTAGATGGGGTAAGATTTAAAGATGGTTATGAACTGGGCTTTCATCTTGGTGGTTTTGCCGAAATTGATTTCAATAAAACCATCGGTATTCAGCCAGAGTTGTTGTTTAACCAAACCAACACCAAAGTAACCAATCAAACCAGTGATATTTTTAAACCAGGTGATAACATTCATCTTAACTACCTGAGCATTCCTATCCTTTTACGTATCAATGCAGGGAAGTTATTAACTTTAAATGCTGGTCCACAATACAGCATTCTGTTAAACAACCATAAAACCACTTTACAAAATGCCGGTGATGCTTTTAAATCAGGCGATTTTGCATTGGCTTTTGGTGCGCAGGTAAACTTAAGCGCTTTACGTATCTATGGCCGTTACAACATTGGTTTATCTGATGTAGGTGATGTAGCCTCACAGGATAAATGGAAAAATCAGCAATTACAATTAGGCGTAGGCTTACGTATTCTATAA
- a CDS encoding putative porin has protein sequence MSHLSRLVKFVCCVIAMLAVTQVVNGQISNYSSSDTSSISYDSQGRPIKKQKGNDSLQHRDPLEDSITISYRFYDSTRPRKIDSSLNDFTTRYPVPYDYVDLGNYGNATHSLTFLPNMQAGFDAGFHAYDIYQYKISDTRFFQTTRPYTELAYMLGSKSEQTIGVLHTQNRKPNFNFTFEYRFINSPGSYKSQNTSHNNIRFNTFYQSKNKRYTSYLIFITNTIKSGENGGVQNDTAVSSLSSQSLSDPFTVATRLANNVTASSKNFFSSDIGTSTQYNNVTFLYRHMYDLGQKDSIVTDSSVVRLFYPRIRFQHTLNYNSSHYQFKDNEPIQANYLEYFNLLVTSNPLTYKDSWKSLTNEFSIISFPEKNNLNQFLKLGAGYQTMKGEFLYYGGDTTFGTSFNNIYGDAEYRNRTRNQRWDIAAAARLYLTGAYSGDYSAQASIKGVLGAKIGSIQLGFQNVNRTPSYIYNNTSSFPSLSGINFKKENTTRLFANVEIPAIQLRLTGDFYLLNNYTYFDGFINANQDTSLFTLLHVSAQKMFKLSKYWHWYTTVHLQQKTGDAPVNVPLAYTTNRLVYEGNFFKNLFLATGMELRYYLPYKADSYSPLTGQFFYQNSWTTSNRPDINVFLHFRIKSFKGFLRLENINTFDPTQGFSFSKYNFAAQHYPQRGMVFRYGIWWNFVN, from the coding sequence ATGTCACACCTCAGTCGCCTGGTAAAATTTGTATGTTGTGTAATAGCCATGCTGGCTGTTACACAGGTCGTAAATGGTCAGATCAGTAACTATTCCAGTAGCGATACTTCCTCTATCAGTTACGATAGCCAGGGAAGACCTATTAAAAAACAGAAAGGAAACGACTCGTTACAGCACCGCGATCCGCTGGAAGATTCTATCACTATTTCTTACAGATTTTACGATTCTACACGGCCCCGTAAAATAGATTCCTCTTTAAACGATTTTACTACCCGTTACCCGGTGCCGTATGATTATGTAGATTTAGGTAATTATGGCAATGCCACACATTCACTCACGTTTTTGCCCAATATGCAGGCTGGCTTTGATGCTGGCTTTCATGCGTATGATATTTACCAGTATAAAATAAGCGATACCCGTTTTTTTCAAACAACACGGCCGTATACCGAGCTGGCTTATATGCTGGGGAGTAAATCGGAACAAACCATAGGTGTGCTGCATACTCAAAACAGAAAGCCGAATTTTAATTTCACGTTTGAGTATCGTTTTATCAACTCGCCGGGTTCCTATAAAAGTCAGAATACCAGCCACAACAACATTCGCTTTAACACCTTTTACCAAAGCAAGAATAAAAGATATACTTCTTACCTTATTTTCATTACCAATACCATTAAGTCTGGCGAAAACGGGGGCGTACAAAATGATACAGCGGTAAGCAGTCTTTCTTCACAATCGTTAAGTGATCCGTTTACGGTAGCCACCAGGCTTGCCAACAATGTAACAGCATCTTCTAAAAATTTCTTTAGTTCTGATATCGGAACCAGTACGCAGTATAACAATGTTACCTTTTTATATCGCCACATGTACGATCTGGGGCAAAAAGATTCTATTGTTACCGATTCCAGCGTAGTACGTCTTTTTTATCCGCGTATTCGTTTTCAACATACTTTAAACTATAACTCTTCCCATTACCAGTTCAAGGATAACGAGCCTATACAAGCCAATTATCTTGAGTATTTTAACCTGCTGGTAACCAGCAATCCGTTAACGTATAAAGATTCGTGGAAGAGCCTTACCAATGAATTTTCTATCATTTCCTTTCCTGAAAAAAACAATCTTAACCAGTTTTTAAAACTGGGTGCAGGTTACCAGACCATGAAAGGGGAGTTTTTGTATTATGGTGGAGATACCACTTTTGGAACATCCTTCAACAACATATATGGCGATGCGGAATATCGTAACCGCACGCGCAACCAGCGTTGGGATATTGCGGCGGCGGCCAGGTTGTATTTAACAGGAGCATATTCCGGTGATTATTCGGCCCAGGCTAGTATCAAAGGTGTACTGGGTGCTAAAATCGGCTCTATTCAGCTAGGATTTCAAAACGTAAACCGCACGCCTTCTTACATCTATAATAACACGTCGTCATTTCCTTCTCTTTCAGGTATCAATTTCAAAAAAGAGAATACCACCCGCTTATTTGCGAATGTGGAAATACCTGCCATACAGCTGCGCTTAACAGGCGATTTTTACCTGTTAAACAACTATACTTATTTTGATGGTTTTATCAATGCCAACCAGGATACCTCTTTGTTTACTTTGCTACATGTAAGCGCTCAAAAAATGTTTAAACTAAGCAAATACTGGCATTGGTACACTACCGTTCACCTGCAGCAAAAAACAGGGGATGCTCCTGTAAACGTGCCTTTGGCCTATACTACCAACAGGCTGGTGTATGAAGGAAACTTCTTTAAAAACCTGTTCCTGGCAACGGGTATGGAATTACGTTACTACTTGCCTTATAAGGCCGACAGCTACTCGCCCTTAACCGGCCAGTTCTTTTACCAGAATAGCTGGACCACTTCCAACCGGCCGGATATTAATGTGTTTCTGCATTTTCGTATCAAAAGCTTTAAAGGTTTTTTACGCCTGGAAAATATCAACACTTTCGACCCTACTCAGGGCTTCTCGTTTAGCAAATACAATTTTGCAGCACAACATTACCCACAACGTGGCATGGTATTCAGATATGGCATATGGTGGAACTTCGTGAATTAG